The Myxocyprinus asiaticus isolate MX2 ecotype Aquarium Trade chromosome 6, UBuf_Myxa_2, whole genome shotgun sequence region GCAGGTGTGACCTAAAAAAGAACCAGCTGATTAAAgtgattattttagaaatgttttttcagtttgtgGGAAGTTTTAGATAATAATCAGAATTATCAATATCACAGGATCTATAAAAACCCAAATCAACACAGGGACACTAACCTTTCTGGTGATGTAGGACACACTGAGCGGCAATGAACCATAATTGAACCTGTAGTCCTGTCTCAGAAAACAAATGGTCAATAAATTATTGaagtttcaaaataataataaggtgcgataaataaatatgcaaagtagggcataataaacacactgTGTCTTGGTTGCCCAATAGACCAGTCctattgtttacaaaaatgtcagcgtgTGCGCAGTACATGGTGGCAGAAAACCGATAGACAATTGAtcggtaggtccttcaaggtagcctggagaggtgaggtatccaagtcacatcagctacttactggggtacctcagggctcagtgcttgggccacttctcttctttatatacacaacatcactgggacccatcattcaggcacatggtttctcttaccactgctacgccaaTGACacctctacttgtctttccagcccaatgacaccacagtgactgctcgaatctctgcctgtttggcagacttctcggcctggatgaaggaacaccacctgtagCTTAACTCAgcgaagactgagctccttgtctttccagccaaccctgatgttgaacacaacatcaccatgcagctgggtgcaactacagtaacgcctttcaaaacggtcagaaatctaggggtaaccatcgataaccaactcaatttcacagaccgcatctcaaagacagcacgattgtgtagatttacactctacaatatcaggaagataagacccttcctctctgaacatgccacacaactgcttgttcagtcacttgtcataactagactggactactgtaatgctctcattgcaggcctccctgcatgtgcaattagacctctgcaaatgatccagaattcagcagcacgtctggtctttaataaaccaaagagagcgcatgttacaccactccttgtctctcttcactggctgccggttgatgcacgtatcaaattcaaggctctgatgctggcatacagaacagttactgggtctgctccagcacacctaaaatcatttctgcagagctacatccccaccagaagcctgcggtcggctaaggaacgttgccttgttgtaccaacacaaagaggcaccaaaacactttcccggactttcagcttcatcgttccacgttggtggaatgaccttcccaactccatctgtgaagctgactcacttcttcaaaaaatgactaaaaacacatcttttccatgagcactaaaCCAGtcacttgttgcactttaatctgttttgaatgataTTCTGacgctagtgaaactttgtaatacgacactttttcgtaccactgtctccttaagatgattcggtCATGTTTTTCCTCTTCTGTAAGTCACTTcagataaaagcttctgccaaatgaataaatgtaaatgtagatgtgAGCTTAAGGTTGAGTTTAGCCACagggaaattaaaataaaaatctttattttcaaCAGAAATCCACTGGTATAAACATTTACTGAGCATCCATTATTGTCAAATAGTAAaatcatttgaaatgtttttagtCTTGCTACAAATCTGTATAAATGTGGTTAAAAACAGAAGTTGATTTAAATTAGTAGACCGGAATCCAGAAACACCACCAGCTTGATATATAACTAATCAAATTGATGGCAATCAATACACactctgcaaaagaaaaaaaaattattattatattcccagtaaaaatatcaatattcttaaaacaagaaaaattactTGAGAACCAGAATGACCAGATATTAACTTgtgttttcagaaaaatataataaaatttggtgtggtttatgcttaaaacgagAAAAACAACGatatgccaatggggtaagaaatatAATCTCTTTTTCCTTTTgaatcaaggttttttttttttttttttaataagcaaaaacattacaaaatttagttagatttctcttaaaaacaagaataaaaaatcTTATGTAAttctgcttttcaagtaaatttatcttgttttaagaatttttttttttttttttttttttttactggaaaataaaaaaatccccaaaacaaataaaaatcacttcAGAAGCAGAATGGCAGAatgtgttttttcttgttttgagagaaatctaacaaaatttggtttatgctttttttaattttttttatttgatccccttttctcccaattttggaatgcccaattcccactacatagTAGGTCCTTGTGCTTAttagatctggctggagtcactcggcactccctggatttgaactcacgactccaggtgatagtcagcgtctttactcgctgagatacacagACCCCGCAGTTTGCTTTGGggaaagaaaaataatcttgtttccccttttgagttttttttttttttcttgttttaagcataaaacagACTAAATTTGATTCGATTTCTCTCAgtacaagacttaaaatcttacggcagtttgcttgtcaagtaaataaatcacgttttaagaatgtttagatattttattatgtcttgaaaataattttttgtagtgcaaaataaatattttcttattttttcaggGAAAAATATCTAAACcgtaaaacaagcaaaaataaataataaaatacttaaaGCAGAATGGCATAAAATTGTGCATCTTGCTATTAgcgaaatctaacaaaatttggtgtggtttatgcttaaaacaagaaaaaactatttgtcagTGGAGTAAGAAATATAATCTTGTTtcccctttgaatcaagttttttttcttaccccattggcaaatatatatatatatatatatatatatatatatatatatatatatatatatgttataagcCATAAACATCACTAAATGTTGTTTttgtctgaaaacaagacaaaatatcttctgtcattttgcttttcaagtaaatttgtcttgttttaagaatgtttagatattttgaccagaaaataagacaaaattcctcaaaataagaaaaacaacacttgagaagcagaatggcatatGTTTTTTCTTGCttacagagaaatctaacaaaatcgGGTTTGAACCAGGTTTTATTTAACTAACACTTTGATGTCATTCTTTCTTGTTGTAAGCATAAATATTACTACATTTTACTAgacttctctgaaaacaagacaaaatatctaatGTCATTTTATCTTGtttcccagtaaaaatatcaaaacactcAGTGCTCAACAAGAAATTGATTTTCCTCAGTGCACTTACGATTTataaataaaaccattttatttcagatgaacagtgaaataaataTGGACAGATTAGCTCTGCAGCGTGTCACAAATAGAAATGGGGCATTCATCAGCTGATGTTCTGACATGACGCGGCGCTTGTGTTTGGGGTAGGGTTGCTTCAGGAATCCAAATAAACACGTATGAATGTTATATGAACTTTTACCATCTAGACACAAACCTGATGGCTCTACCATTTCAAACATGGCCCGGACTGTTATTCTTGTTCAAGGTCTGGTGAGGTGCGGCTTACAGTCACTACACACTCTTGACTTCCTCTTTGAATCCTCAGACTTGAGTAGATCTGATCATCCAGAGTGGACGCCAGTTTGTCTGATGGACTGATGTCAGTAAGAGTGTGATGCGAGTAGTCCACTTGACCCGTGTCAGTATGATGGATGTTTCCAGGCATGAGTGCATCTGTGTTTGAATGTAATTGAGTACTAAATGTGGTCAAAGTCCCACCACAgtctgtctgtgaatgtttgtgtgtatctgtCTCAATGTCCTTGAGTATCCCACAATCCCTGGCATTGTTGTCCTGCAGATAAGATGAAGAGAATTGACGGCTTGTgttgttgctgctgttgttgATGTTCTCCTCCAGGTCTGGACCAGAGCTTCCTGTTTCTGAGGGTGGACCAGCACCCTCGAGCTCTTCTGGCTTGTCTAACACAGGAGATTCAGTACCAACTGACCCCTCACTGGCCTCTTCATCCGCGGCGCTAGCAATGCGAGGCAGGGTGCTATGGCAGCGCGTGTCCAAGGGGTAGTTTGCACTGTCACCTCTGCGTAGTGAGTAGCAGCGCTGTCGCTCTAGGGATGGCGAGTATCGTGCGGCACCGGGGTCGCTGTACTGTTTGGTGCGCTGCCACTGCTTCCGAAGATGGATTCGCGAGCGGTGGCGGTGGCGCAACGAGGGCGACCCCTGCTGGTCAAAATGAGGATCGTGGCGCAAGAATTCGTTGAACAGCGCCTCAGTCTTCTCATCGATGCTGTAGTCGCGACGCCGGAATCGTAGTCTGGGTTTGGCTGCAGGGGTCAGTTCTGAAGTTAATCTAATTGGATTTTCGTTCTCCACAGTCACGGAACTTTCTGGAACCTCATCTTCTAGTTCTTCCTTGAACAGTCGTGCCTCAAAACTCTCGCAAACCATCCCTTTCCGCCCAGCATTTGTGAAAAAGTGTCTGCGTTCTGAAGCAGTCTTCCCAGAAGCACTTCCAAAGAGTCGAAATTCCTCCGGAGCCTTACACGGTGCCTCGATCGACACGTAACCACTGTCCATCTGCAACAGCTTCCGGTTTCCCGTCTCTCCGTCGCTGCCTCGTTCGGCATCCACGCTGTATCTTCTGTTTCTTCTCAGCCCTGCGTCCCTCACCACATCATTGTATGGTAGCTCGCCGTCCCCGTCCATCTCATCATCGATGTCTTGGGACTGGTTGCTGGGGACGCCCATTCTCGAGGGACCTACGGAGCAAACGCTGTCAGCATCGCTGCGAGTGGAGTCTCTGTCATTGCTGCTCAGGTCAGATGAGGCGTATTGCTCCAGCGATGCTCTCAGGCTCCAGATGTCACGATATAGACTCGGCTGCTCCAAACTCTCTTGACGACACGCTAGTCCAAATTCTTCAGTACCTCCTCCTGATGCTCCTGCGATCATTTCCTGTCCATCCTCTTCAGAATTGTCCATCTCCAGAGATCGGCGTGATGAGGGAAACATTAGTGCCACGTCTGTCGTCATGCCCCCTACATTGTAATTGAGCTCCATTACGGCCTGGACTTCTAACCTGCAGAGGAACATAGAGACGAACAGTAAACAGGATGTCGTTGCAGCAACCTTTccggtgagctattcctttaatcattttCCTGCAATGTCCATCACCAAAACATCACTGAATTCAACTGCAAGTCCAGCCAAAATGAGATTGCAGGTCAGTTAACCTTGTACAACCCCACTTACACATGCGTGAACATTACgctttggcttcactatacacaatgcataatttaatttaaactgactgatctcagttcaggagactctgtgctgtcagtaaagggttaaagtcatgtgaccaaacaacatggcgctgatcacagcggagtttgtctttgggagaaacaccaacaaaactacatctggtaagaaatctaattacgtttttacattgaaacctgtttgagtcaaaagactagagtctctagtATCATctgatatgtcattttaaaaatttgagcgATGTATCGTGAAATGGCgctctgttaaacacaatgaccacgtatgtggactataggctcattttcagttctcctatatttactgtgtattatcacattgagaataaatatattcatacaaaaactgaaaaatgtgtctttcagaggctttatatggagttaggatgaaaataaggtgcatttcaaactgttctgagaccagtgcagacagacagcacactggaggttaagtcgttcactaaatagggagcaagggagcatcctatagctctctatgcagttaagtgcattcactcctaaaatctgatcaaaagttcagtttcaggctgcagatgatgtttggatcactcaacatgtttgacagacatgtgacaatgataatcagtacatagattcagaatttataatgtatcattttattttaacatggttgacagtgattggatgatgctggacattactttgaatctgaattaattatgctaatttatgatgtaatgtctgtaacgtcccaaaaacatgaataactaacactttctatagcttggtgttatttgaaatgttgcaacttagtcccgctgtccacatatgtggacatcaatttttaggaaaactatttggtcgaaagaatatatattttgcatgtttatttggtgttactagttacaaataaaaaaggggaatggaatatgcacacagcagtcaagcTTGGGTCTCAGGAAGTTAAATGACATTTCTCAGTGTTTCTTGGATGTTGTAAGCATCATGGCAAACAGAGGGGATCCTGATGTGACCGCACCTGCTGAGGGGAGCTGGAGACCCTGCGCTGGTGTCCAGAGAACTCGCAGAGAGGCGTCTGAGGGCGTTCGTCTGCGGCTGAACAGGGGGTTTGTGCATCAGGAAGTCACCGACTCTACCTTGGAAATTTTCCTCTCCTTGATCGAGAGTCTCGCTGGCTgctctctgcctctgaaacacacGTCTCTGCGGAGATCCTACAACAATACAAGAAATACTTTATACGTACATATGAAAGAATATTTACAATGATCTTTACTGCATAACAAAAAATGTAAGATAATTTTAAGatgctttatttttttgacaTGCAGTTGGATGTGATATGTCtatttgtcttatttttgtgAGAAGCTAAAGAAACATTTCCACAGTCGTACACAGTAAAATATTGATCTATCTGTTGAGCTACTAGAcagttgtcacaataccaaaatatcTGTAATCAATACCAACACCAGTGACATTTCACGATTCTTGATACCACTCTAAAAACCAACACGCTATTAACACACTGCTTTATTTAAGAagttaaatattcaaataaatattaaccaattaaatgaaaacaatgacaTGCAGCCTTCAAGTATTTCTCaggtaaacattgcttcaagttctTCAAAGACTGTAGATCAGCGATTATAATCAATGATATGAAAATATACCAAATATATTGaattctaaagtcactttttatAATGTCTATTCAATAATTTACTCATCTGACACAATATCTTTGAATGATCTTCTAAGGGCTTCTCTcaacaaatattaatatatgtaattaatttaaattgcatatataaattgcAATAACTTGCATATGCAGTTAATTGGATCTAAATAAATTGGCATCCCTACTAATGACAATACTCTAAGCATACATATTGTGTAAATTAGaccatttttaattatattgaactattttcattgatattttacattattgAATGAATTAGTATATTTAGCGTCACATTTAATGTATATTCAATaatttacttgtctgccacaatatcTTTGTCATTTATGTATTTCATTtgcaataaattgcaattaatttgattaatcagcatattatgcaattaattaaaagtcAATTGTCAACCCTACTAATAACAATACTCTTAAGCAAAAATACTGGGTAATATAGTCCAGTTTTATTTACACAgaactatttttattaaatagtttttttttcttgctattaaatttctctgaaaacaagaccaaatattttgctatttttcttctcaaataaatgtatcttgtattaagaatgtttagatattttattaaaaatcagacaaaaatattttttcttctaaaaataaatgtatcttgtattaagaatgtttagatattttattaaaaatcagacaaaaatattttattttcttctaaaaataaatttatcttgtattaagaatgtttagatattttattaaaaatcagacaaaaatattttattttcttctaaaaataaatgtatcttgtattaagaatgtttagatattttattaaaaatcagacaaaaatattttttcttctaaaaataaatttatcttgtattaagaatgtttagatattttattaaaaatcagacaaaaatattttattttcttctaaaaataaatgtatcttgtattaagaatgtttagatattttattaaaaatcagacaaaaatattttattttcttctaaaaataaatttatcttgtattaagaatgtttagatattttattaaaaatcagacaaaaatattttattttcttctaaaaataaatttatcttgtattaagaatgtttagatattttattaaaaatcagacaaaaatattttattttcttctaaaaataaatttatcttgtattaagaatgtttagatattttattaaaaatcagacaaaaatattttattttcttctaaaaataaatgtatcttgtattaagaatgtttagatatgttattaaaaa contains the following coding sequences:
- the LOC127442765 gene encoding voltage-dependent calcium channel beta subunit-associated regulatory protein-like → MSDESPVQTRLTTDVPLVSGAQENYVLLLVLLCVFAGGTLIVLSILLIFCHHCCRRGRRYSRASDDMEKTNTTYVEEIQPTQDLTIRLESGESLSTSSCHGDTDTEHFLSAACTGRRVSFNESVVYEQSTKNQEKVRRYTLTEGDFHHLKNARLTHLHTQTPALNILTIMECDSPEISVRVTEQPSHTPALAIFQSGEGPSPDSPVSWNSQSPVCALPGDSLNSTLNTSGTNVNTVYATKPPRSQTVELMRSSGLMEKDSGSGPFSGAVCSSPALTHGTMFHNLSKLRRHASLEGAAPFFTVKKWKFGTIQRAASLELKGSPQRRVFQRQRAASETLDQGEENFQGRVGDFLMHKPPVQPQTNALRRLSASSLDTSAGSPAPLSRLEVQAVMELNYNVGGMTTDVALMFPSSRRSLEMDNSEEDGQEMIAGASGGGTEEFGLACRQESLEQPSLYRDIWSLRASLEQYASSDLSSNDRDSTRSDADSVCSVGPSRMGVPSNQSQDIDDEMDGDGELPYNDVVRDAGLRRNRRYSVDAERGSDGETGNRKLLQMDSGYVSIEAPCKAPEEFRLFGSASGKTASERRHFFTNAGRKGMVCESFEARLFKEELEDEVPESSVTVENENPIRLTSELTPAAKPRLRFRRRDYSIDEKTEALFNEFLRHDPHFDQQGSPSLRHRHRSRIHLRKQWQRTKQYSDPGAARYSPSLERQRCYSLRRGDSANYPLDTRCHSTLPRIASAADEEASEGSVGTESPVLDKPEELEGAGPPSETGSSGPDLEENINNSSNNTSRQFSSSYLQDNNARDCGILKDIETDTHKHSQTDCGGTLTTFSTQLHSNTDALMPGNIHHTDTGQVDYSHHTLTDISPSDKLASTLDDQIYSSLRIQRGSQECVVTVSRTSPDLEQE